In a single window of the Pseudogemmatithrix spongiicola genome:
- a CDS encoding TonB family protein, with the protein MPRLIFTVLLLLALPTTLAAQATLSGRLVEVSSGRPMFCLHVTLLDSAGVARDSTYSGFGGLFEFAVPEHADFRLRISSPPVVDVQTAPERTGAATFFSREYRITLTPDPRIFTDTLPGDSITPIGLAPGSPGPRYPRALQREGVEGAVHYTFAIDTLGQIDTASAFPLRATHRLFLRAVQEALPRIRFRPWSPTGMATCTRVVQPFLFRLQR; encoded by the coding sequence ATGCCTCGACTCATTTTCACGGTTCTCCTGCTGCTCGCACTGCCGACGACGCTTGCCGCGCAGGCGACGCTCAGCGGGCGCCTCGTCGAGGTGTCGAGCGGTCGGCCCATGTTCTGCCTCCACGTCACACTGCTCGATAGCGCCGGTGTCGCGCGCGACTCCACGTACTCGGGGTTCGGCGGACTCTTCGAGTTCGCCGTGCCGGAGCACGCGGACTTTCGGCTCCGCATCTCCAGCCCGCCCGTCGTGGATGTGCAGACCGCCCCGGAGCGCACGGGCGCGGCGACGTTCTTCAGCCGGGAGTATCGCATCACCCTCACGCCCGACCCGCGGATCTTCACCGACACCCTGCCGGGCGATTCCATCACACCCATCGGCCTGGCACCGGGCTCGCCCGGTCCACGGTATCCCCGCGCGCTCCAGCGCGAGGGCGTCGAGGGGGCCGTGCACTATACCTTCGCCATCGACACCCTCGGCCAGATCGACACCGCCTCGGCCTTCCCGCTCCGCGCAACGCACCGGCTCTTTCTGCGGGCTGTCCAGGAGGCGCTCCCGCGCATCCGCTTCCGCCCGTGGTCCCCGACCGGCATGGCCACCTGCACCCGCGTCGTCCAACCGTTCCTCTTCCGGCTCCAGCGCTAG
- a CDS encoding DNA cytosine methyltransferase: protein MRFGELFSGPGGLSLGAHLAAREVGLKLKHLWALDYDADATATYKRNFPTAEVHTADIRKFPLKSLPQVDGMAFGFPCNDFSLVGEHKGVNGNFGPLYKYCVAAVEHSMPKWFVAENVGGIRSANSGEALETILRDFSDLGYSLTPHLFRFEDYGVGQRRHRVLIVGLRDDLGLRFEVPAPRKAPRTAKQAIEEPPIPASAPNHEYTKQSQRVIERLNALAPGENAFSNNLPEEHRLNVKGARISQIYRRLNPDQPSYTVTGSGGGGTHVYHWSEPRALTNRERARLQSFPDDYVFEGGKEAVRRQIGMAVPPAGAAEVFRALFLTLAGQRYPRVPASLGGKYAGLVAELRGEQSVPAQRTKVAS, encoded by the coding sequence ATGCGTTTCGGAGAACTCTTTTCTGGCCCGGGCGGGCTGAGCCTAGGCGCGCACCTCGCTGCTCGCGAGGTTGGGTTGAAGTTGAAGCATCTTTGGGCGCTCGACTATGACGCCGACGCGACGGCTACGTACAAGCGAAACTTCCCGACCGCGGAAGTTCATACCGCAGACATTCGAAAGTTTCCTCTAAAGTCGCTTCCGCAAGTCGACGGCATGGCCTTTGGTTTTCCGTGCAACGACTTCAGCCTCGTGGGTGAACACAAGGGCGTCAACGGAAACTTCGGGCCTCTGTATAAGTACTGCGTTGCTGCAGTTGAGCACTCGATGCCCAAGTGGTTCGTTGCGGAGAATGTCGGAGGAATTCGAAGCGCGAACTCTGGCGAGGCTCTCGAGACAATTCTGCGCGACTTCTCCGACCTCGGCTACTCGCTGACGCCGCATCTGTTTCGATTTGAAGATTATGGAGTCGGGCAACGGCGTCATCGAGTCCTGATCGTTGGCTTGCGCGACGATCTCGGGTTGCGCTTTGAAGTGCCTGCACCTCGGAAAGCTCCGCGAACCGCGAAGCAGGCAATCGAGGAGCCGCCCATTCCAGCCAGTGCGCCAAACCACGAGTACACCAAGCAGTCACAGCGGGTCATTGAGCGCTTGAACGCGCTGGCTCCTGGGGAGAATGCCTTTTCGAATAACCTTCCCGAGGAGCACAGGCTCAACGTGAAGGGTGCGCGCATCAGTCAGATTTATCGCCGCCTTAACCCGGACCAGCCCTCCTACACGGTTACCGGAAGTGGTGGTGGTGGCACGCATGTGTATCACTGGAGTGAGCCAAGAGCTCTCACCAATCGTGAGCGCGCGCGCCTCCAATCATTTCCGGACGACTACGTGTTCGAGGGAGGCAAGGAAGCGGTCCGACGTCAGATTGGGATGGCAGTTCCGCCTGCGGGAGCCGCAGAGGTCTTTCGTGCACTGTTCCTCACTCTTGCAGGCCAACGATATCCTCGGGTGCCAGCAAGCTTGGGCGGAAAGTACGCTGGACTCGTGGCTGAACTACGAGGAGAGCAGTCGGTTCCAGCTCAGCGCACCAAGGTTGCCTCCTAG
- a CDS encoding IS110 family transposase, with amino-acid sequence MIGIDLHKRESQLCILDAEGHATERRIVTSRDRFTAVLGSRPPARILVEASTESEWVACHLEALGHAVIVADPNFAPMYATRSRRVKTDRRDARTLADALRLGAYRPAHRVSAARRHVRAELAVREALVRTRTRCIALAKALVRRDGLRVPSSTAANFVERLTALPLGSTLAAELAPLIAVLGPLNVQIEAADARIAALGRTDPIVALLQTAPSIGPVTSSGLVAIADDVGRFPSAHQFEAFLGLVPGERSSGEKRRVGHITKAGNRRARYLLVEAAWRILRSKAADTAVLRAWAQRILHRRGKKIAAVALARRLAGILYAMWRDQRAYDAGQLRMPPSEPVHAA; translated from the coding sequence ATGATAGGGATTGATCTCCACAAGCGCGAGAGCCAACTCTGCATCCTCGACGCGGAGGGGCACGCGACGGAGCGGCGCATCGTCACGAGCCGTGACCGCTTCACGGCGGTGCTGGGGTCGCGTCCGCCCGCGCGGATCCTCGTCGAGGCGTCGACCGAGAGCGAATGGGTCGCGTGTCACCTGGAGGCGCTCGGCCACGCGGTGATTGTCGCCGACCCGAACTTCGCGCCGATGTACGCCACGCGGAGTCGGCGCGTGAAGACGGACAGGCGCGATGCGCGCACCCTCGCCGACGCGCTCCGGCTCGGCGCCTATCGGCCAGCGCACCGCGTGTCGGCCGCGCGCCGCCACGTGCGCGCCGAGCTGGCGGTGCGCGAGGCGCTGGTCCGCACGCGCACGCGGTGCATCGCGCTCGCCAAGGCGCTCGTGCGCCGCGACGGCCTGCGCGTGCCGAGCAGCACGGCCGCGAACTTCGTCGAGCGACTCACGGCGCTCCCCCTCGGGTCGACGCTGGCGGCCGAGCTCGCGCCGTTGATCGCGGTCCTCGGCCCGCTGAACGTCCAGATCGAGGCCGCGGACGCGCGCATCGCGGCACTGGGGCGCACGGACCCGATCGTGGCGCTGCTGCAGACGGCCCCCTCCATCGGGCCGGTGACCTCGAGCGGCCTCGTCGCGATTGCGGATGACGTCGGCCGGTTCCCGTCGGCGCACCAGTTCGAGGCCTTCCTCGGGCTGGTGCCCGGGGAGCGGAGCTCAGGCGAGAAGCGCCGGGTCGGGCACATCACGAAGGCGGGCAACCGCCGCGCGCGCTATCTCCTGGTCGAGGCGGCGTGGCGCATCCTCCGCTCGAAGGCGGCCGACACCGCGGTGCTGCGCGCGTGGGCGCAGCGCATCCTGCATCGGCGGGGCAAGAAGATCGCGGCGGTCGCGCTGGCGCGGCGGCTCGCGGGCATCCTGTATGCGATGTGGCGGGATCAGCGGGCGTATGACGCGGGCCAGCTGCGGATGCCGCCGAGCGAGCCGGTGCACGCCGCGTAA
- the merA gene encoding mercury(II) reductase has product MAAALKAAELGAQVTLVEHGVIGGTCVNIGCVPSKILVRAAHVAHLRRSSPFDLGLSATAPIVRRPLLLRQQRARVNELRHAKYENILAENASITVVHGTAVFRDAASLSVALADGGEQLVHFDRCVIATGASPAVPPISGLRETPYWNSTDALASDDIPPRLAVIGSSAVAVELAQAFARLGSQVAILARSTLLFREDPILGEELTAAFRAEGIDVRTQTEVHQASFHDGLFRLETDAGFVEAEQLLVATGRTPNTTGLGLERLGLVPDTRGAIVVDDQMRTSTPNVYAVGDCTTQPQFVYVAAAAGTRAAVNLMGGQRTLDLSSMPAVIFTDPQVATVGISEEEARLRGVETDSRTLSLEHVPRALVNFETRGAIKLVAEAGTGRLLGVQAISSEAGEIIQTAALAIRARMTVNDLADQLFPYLTMVEGLKLAAQTFTKDVSQLSCCAG; this is encoded by the coding sequence ATGGCCGCGGCACTCAAGGCGGCGGAACTCGGCGCGCAAGTCACTCTCGTAGAGCACGGGGTCATCGGCGGCACCTGTGTCAACATCGGGTGTGTCCCTTCTAAGATTCTCGTCCGCGCGGCGCACGTCGCGCATCTTCGCCGGAGCAGTCCGTTCGATCTCGGCCTTAGCGCCACGGCGCCGATCGTCCGACGCCCACTACTGCTCCGCCAGCAGCGGGCACGCGTCAACGAGCTACGGCATGCCAAGTATGAGAACATCCTCGCCGAAAACGCGTCGATCACGGTTGTGCATGGTACGGCAGTCTTTCGGGACGCAGCGTCGCTGTCGGTCGCACTTGCGGACGGCGGAGAACAGCTCGTCCATTTCGATCGCTGCGTGATCGCAACTGGCGCCAGTCCCGCGGTCCCCCCGATTTCAGGCCTCAGAGAAACGCCGTACTGGAACTCAACCGACGCGCTGGCCAGTGACGACATCCCACCTCGGCTCGCCGTGATCGGCTCGTCGGCGGTCGCGGTCGAACTGGCACAGGCGTTCGCGCGGCTCGGCAGTCAGGTGGCGATTCTGGCCCGGAGCACACTTCTCTTCCGCGAGGATCCCATCCTCGGTGAGGAGTTGACGGCGGCCTTCCGCGCAGAGGGGATCGACGTCCGCACCCAGACAGAGGTCCACCAAGCATCGTTTCACGATGGGCTTTTCCGGCTCGAGACGGACGCGGGATTCGTTGAGGCGGAGCAGCTCCTGGTCGCGACTGGTCGCACACCGAATACCACGGGCCTTGGCCTCGAACGGCTCGGCCTCGTCCCCGACACACGCGGGGCAATCGTGGTTGACGACCAGATGCGCACGAGCACCCCGAACGTCTACGCGGTCGGAGATTGTACGACGCAGCCGCAGTTCGTCTACGTCGCCGCGGCTGCCGGCACGCGCGCGGCAGTGAACCTGATGGGCGGACAGCGCACGCTGGATCTGTCGAGCATGCCGGCCGTGATCTTCACGGACCCGCAGGTCGCCACTGTGGGCATCTCGGAGGAAGAGGCGCGACTGCGCGGCGTCGAGACAGATAGCAGGACGCTCTCGCTCGAACATGTACCACGTGCACTGGTCAACTTCGAAACACGTGGAGCAATCAAGCTCGTGGCGGAGGCCGGTACCGGTCGGCTGCTCGGAGTGCAGGCGATCTCGTCTGAAGCGGGGGAGATCATTCAGACAGCCGCGCTCGCTATCCGTGCCCGTATGACTGTGAACGATCTCGCCGACCAGCTCTTTCCGTATCTCACAATGGTCGAGGGGCTCAAGCTGGCGGCACAGACGTTCACCAAGGACGTCTCTCAGCTGTCCTGCTGCGCGGGCTAG
- a CDS encoding helix-turn-helix domain-containing protein: protein MRKEKRQRLEAAGWKVGTAQDFLGLTDEEATLVAVRAELARVLKEARVERHWTQAQLASALGSSQSRVAKMEAADKSVSIDLLVRSLIVSGASGTKIGEAFATVGRKRPARKSA, encoded by the coding sequence ATGCGTAAGGAGAAGCGCCAGCGCCTGGAGGCGGCTGGCTGGAAGGTCGGAACCGCTCAGGATTTCCTGGGCCTGACGGACGAAGAGGCGACGCTCGTCGCGGTGCGAGCCGAACTGGCGCGCGTGCTCAAGGAGGCGCGCGTCGAGCGGCATTGGACGCAGGCGCAGCTCGCAAGCGCGCTGGGCTCGAGCCAGTCGCGGGTGGCGAAGATGGAGGCTGCGGACAAGTCGGTTTCGATTGACTTGCTCGTGCGGTCGCTGATCGTGTCCGGGGCGTCCGGCACGAAGATCGGCGAAGCGTTCGCGACGGTCGGCCGTAAGCGTCCCGCGCGCAAGTCCGCATAA
- the merP gene encoding mercury resistance system periplasmic binding protein MerP produces the protein MRFLRSAAIALLVLVTAAWITPKTITLSIPGMTCATCPITIKAALKKVPGVTDVTVSYEKLEAVVTFDDALTNTDALIKATTDAGYPSTVKPATPARNGSR, from the coding sequence ATGCGATTCCTTCGTTCCGCCGCAATTGCCCTGCTGGTCCTGGTGACCGCCGCTTGGATCACGCCGAAGACGATTACGCTCTCGATCCCTGGCATGACGTGCGCAACGTGTCCGATCACGATCAAGGCGGCGCTGAAGAAGGTCCCCGGCGTGACGGACGTGACGGTGAGCTATGAGAAGCTCGAAGCGGTCGTCACGTTCGATGACGCGCTGACCAACACCGACGCGTTGATCAAGGCGACGACCGATGCGGGTTATCCGTCGACGGTCAAGCCCGCCACGCCCGCCAGAAACGGGTCTCGATGA
- a CDS encoding type II toxin-antitoxin system RelE/ParE family toxin: MSPHDKPLVWLHGEVKTPPFSAAARLEAGVLLRMLQRGDRLGMPVSRPMPSVGPRCHELRIVDENVTWRIMYRLDEDAVVILEVFAKKTGQTPKHVIDTCKARLKRYDSV; the protein is encoded by the coding sequence ATGTCCCCTCACGACAAGCCGCTGGTCTGGCTGCACGGCGAGGTCAAGACGCCACCCTTCTCGGCTGCGGCGCGCCTCGAAGCGGGCGTTCTGCTGCGCATGCTCCAGCGGGGCGACCGGCTGGGGATGCCGGTCTCGCGCCCGATGCCGAGCGTCGGCCCGCGGTGCCACGAGCTGCGCATCGTGGATGAGAACGTGACGTGGCGCATCATGTATCGGTTGGACGAGGATGCCGTCGTGATCCTCGAAGTGTTCGCGAAGAAGACGGGGCAGACCCCGAAGCACGTGATTGACACCTGCAAGGCTCGGCTGAAGCGCTACGACAGCGTGTGA
- the merT gene encoding mercuric ion transporter MerT, whose amino-acid sequence MDTLGKPESTGTASSGRGALLAGGVAALLASACCLGPLVLLMLGVSGAWIGNLTALEPFRPVFIGVALLAVYFAHRRIFPPAGECLPGEICAVPAVSRTYKVLFWAVVALLGVALVFPYVAPFFY is encoded by the coding sequence ATGGATACCCTCGGAAAGCCAGAATCGACCGGGACTGCATCGTCTGGACGCGGCGCTCTCCTCGCGGGCGGAGTCGCCGCCCTGCTCGCATCCGCCTGCTGCCTCGGTCCGCTGGTGCTACTCATGCTCGGTGTCAGCGGCGCCTGGATCGGGAATCTCACGGCGCTCGAACCGTTTCGGCCAGTCTTCATCGGGGTCGCGCTTCTGGCCGTGTATTTTGCGCACCGTAGAATCTTCCCCCCCGCCGGCGAGTGCTTGCCCGGAGAGATCTGCGCGGTCCCGGCGGTCAGCCGGACGTACAAGGTCCTCTTCTGGGCCGTGGTGGCCTTGCTCGGTGTTGCGCTCGTCTTTCCGTATGTCGCCCCCTTCTTCTACTGA
- a CDS encoding HNH endonuclease translates to MPIAVFRWLSRALGPDVFRAEGSGNAAKHGAVIAFRANFDHVVPLALGGPNDEQNLVACCWSCNYGKRAFTLTELGLDDPRDRPPLADAWDGLVGCIDGLRATAQARRGARASTGAT, encoded by the coding sequence GTGCCCATCGCTGTATTTCGGTGGCTGAGTCGCGCACTCGGACCCGACGTCTTCCGGGCCGAGGGAAGCGGGAACGCCGCCAAGCACGGTGCCGTCATCGCGTTTCGCGCGAACTTCGACCACGTCGTGCCGCTCGCACTTGGCGGTCCGAATGACGAGCAGAACCTGGTCGCCTGCTGCTGGTCGTGCAACTATGGCAAGCGCGCGTTCACGCTCACAGAGCTCGGCCTCGACGATCCGCGCGATCGGCCACCGCTCGCAGATGCGTGGGACGGCTTGGTCGGCTGCATAGACGGGTTGCGAGCCACCGCACAGGCGCGGCGAGGAGCGCGCGCCAGCACGGGCGCAACATAA
- a CDS encoding addiction module protein: protein MVRSPDTLERELLHLPKADRARLAQVLLASLHAEEAAASPAEVEAAWEAEIARRVDELRSGTVAGIPAEQVFAEVLDR, encoded by the coding sequence ATGGTGCGCTCCCCCGATACCCTAGAACGCGAACTCCTGCACCTGCCGAAGGCCGACCGTGCGCGGCTGGCACAGGTGCTGCTCGCGAGCCTCCACGCGGAAGAGGCCGCGGCCTCGCCTGCCGAGGTCGAGGCCGCTTGGGAAGCAGAGATCGCGCGCCGCGTGGACGAGTTGCGCAGCGGGACCGTGGCCGGCATCCCCGCGGAGCAAGTATTCGCGGAAGTACTCGACCGATAA
- a CDS encoding nuclease-related domain-containing protein: MGILTRFWSYVSDGPFQLPRREYHHFHNIVIPTTRGTTEVDHLIVSRFGVFVVELKDYSGWILGNANDSFWTAVHFRQQYRFQNPLHQNFGHLKAVEELLHVSQHALHGIVVFRGSFRFKTAVPPGVLLHRYRSWVASHQDVLLDDAAVVRMVTTLESRGERGWLAGRQHARSVRERYASDTECPKCGGELRVRTARRGSGAGSQFLGCSNYPKCKFTKPLG; encoded by the coding sequence ATGGGGATTCTCACTCGCTTCTGGTCGTACGTAAGCGACGGGCCGTTCCAGCTGCCTCGGCGCGAGTACCACCACTTCCACAACATCGTCATTCCGACCACGCGCGGCACGACAGAGGTTGACCACCTCATCGTGTCGCGCTTCGGCGTGTTTGTCGTGGAGCTGAAGGACTACTCCGGTTGGATTCTCGGCAACGCGAACGATTCGTTCTGGACGGCCGTGCACTTCAGGCAGCAGTACCGGTTCCAGAATCCCTTGCACCAGAACTTCGGGCATCTCAAGGCCGTCGAGGAGCTTCTGCACGTCAGCCAGCACGCGCTGCACGGTATCGTGGTCTTCCGCGGCTCATTCCGCTTCAAGACGGCGGTTCCGCCAGGCGTGCTGCTGCATCGGTACCGCAGCTGGGTTGCATCGCACCAGGATGTCCTGCTCGACGATGCGGCAGTCGTTCGCATGGTCACGACACTCGAATCTCGCGGCGAGCGTGGCTGGCTTGCCGGTCGGCAGCATGCACGATCGGTGCGTGAGCGCTATGCAAGCGACACCGAGTGTCCCAAGTGCGGTGGGGAGCTGCGCGTCCGGACCGCGCGGCGCGGATCCGGAGCTGGCTCGCAGTTCCTCGGCTGTTCCAACTATCCCAAGTGCAAGTTCACGAAGCCCCTCGGGTAG
- a CDS encoding type II toxin-antitoxin system RelE/ParE family toxin has protein sequence MIEIRWTEHAFENLRGIHAQIALSSPAVAREVAARLWESVGQLRHFPDSGRMVPERRAPDLRELVLPPYRLVYRRHEAVVEILTVFHGTMRFPRRLPGEAR, from the coding sequence GTGATCGAAATCCGCTGGACCGAGCACGCCTTCGAGAACCTCCGCGGCATCCACGCGCAGATTGCCCTCAGCTCGCCTGCCGTCGCGCGCGAGGTGGCGGCCCGCCTCTGGGAGTCCGTCGGCCAGTTACGGCACTTCCCTGACTCCGGACGAATGGTACCCGAGCGTCGCGCTCCCGACCTGCGGGAACTCGTGCTGCCCCCGTATCGCCTCGTCTACCGGCGGCACGAAGCCGTCGTCGAGATTCTGACCGTGTTTCACGGGACGATGCGCTTCCCCAGGCGGCTCCCGGGCGAAGCGCGATAG
- a CDS encoding type II toxin-antitoxin system RelE/ParE family toxin has translation MLRSVVFHPEARIEFRAAVAEYEAERDGLGRAMAREVRELVELARAFPQMGSPYSVPGVRRLFPRTFPYALAYLVVDDTLFIVAVAHGRREPDYWHKRLSAPTGPV, from the coding sequence GTGCTGCGGTCGGTCGTTTTCCATCCCGAAGCCCGAATCGAGTTCCGCGCCGCGGTCGCTGAGTACGAGGCAGAGCGCGACGGGCTGGGGCGCGCGATGGCCCGAGAGGTGCGCGAGCTGGTCGAGCTCGCGCGCGCGTTCCCCCAGATGGGATCGCCCTACTCCGTGCCAGGGGTTCGTCGGCTCTTCCCCCGCACGTTCCCGTACGCCCTCGCCTATCTCGTAGTGGACGACACCTTGTTCATCGTGGCCGTCGCGCACGGCCGGCGCGAGCCCGACTACTGGCACAAACGGCTCTCGGCACCGACGGGGCCGGTATAA